The segment ACGCATCGCATGCGCGTCTATGTCCGCGTGCCGCAGGGCTATTCGGCCTCGATCCGTCCCGGCATGGAAGCGACGCTGTCGCTGCCCGAATATCCAGGCCGCGCCTTCACCGCGACGCTGACCCGCAGCGCGGGCGCGGTCGACGCGCAGTCGGGCGCGGTGCTGGTCGAGCTCCAGGCCGACAATCGCGACGGCGCGCTCAAGCCGGGGGCGTTCGCGCAGGTCGACTTCCGGGTCGGCGCGGGCCAGGGCAAGGGCGTCAGCCTGCCCGGCAGCGCGATCCTCTACGGCAATGACGGGCCGAGCGTCGCAGTGGTCGGCCGCGACGGCCATGTCACCGTCAAGTCCGTCGCGATCGCCCGCGACGAAGGCGCCACGGTGCTGCTGTCGGGCGGCGTCGCCCCGGGCGAGCGGGTGATCGACACGCCCCCCGATGCGATCCGCAGCGGCGATCGGGTGCGGGTGCAGGCGGCGGCCGAGGCCGCCGGCAAGGGCGCGGCGCATGCGGGCTGAGCGCGGCGTCGCGATGCTGGCGCTGGCGATGCTCGCGGGCTGCTCGATGGCGCCCGCCTATCGCCCGCCGCAGACGCCGGCGCCGGAGAGCTTCAAGGAGGTCGAGGGTTGGGCTGCCGCGACGCCGATGGACGGCGCGCCGCGCGGCGACTGGTGGACGGCGTTCGACGATCCCGTGCTCGACGACCTGATCGCGCGCGCCGCGCGGGCGAGCCCGACGCTGGAGGCGGCGCTCGCCCGCTACAACCAGGCGCGCGCGGCGGCGCGGATCGAGTCCGCCGACCTGTTCCCGCAGATCGCGGCCGGCGCCGATGCGGGCCGCCAGCGCGTGTCGGGCAACCGCTTCAATGGCAACGGCACCGCCCAGACCTACGACCAGTACACGGTCGGCGCGACGCTCGACTATGAGGTCGACCTGTGGGGCCGCATCCGCAACGGCGCCAGGGCGGCGCGCGCCGATGCCGAGGCGAGCGGTGACGACCTCGCCTCGGCCCGGCTCAGCCTCCAGACCGCCGTCGCCGACGCCTATGCGCGGCTGCGCGGGCTCGACGCCGAGGCGGCGTTGCTGCGCCAGACCGTCGACGCCTTCGGCAAGGCCTATGACCTGACCGCGAAGCGCCACAATGGCGGCATCGCCTCGGGCATCGACGTCAATCGCGCACGGACCGTGCTCGACAATGCCCGCGCGCAGATTTCGGCGATCGCCAACCAGCGCGCGGCGACCGAGCATGAGATCGCCGCGCTGGTCGGCGCGGTGGCGTCGGACTTCGCGATCCCGGTGCGCGACCAGCCGCTGCTGTCGCCGGCGATGCCGTCCGGAGCGCCGTCCGCCCTGCTCCAGCGGCGGCCCGACATCGCCGCGGCCGAGCGGCGGATGTTCGCCGCCAATGCCCGGATCGGGGTCGCGCGGGCCGCTTTCTTCCCGACGCTGACGCTCGGCCTCGCCGGCGGCTGGCAGACCACGCATGGCGAGCTGTTCGCGGCGCCCAACGGCTTCTGGGGGCTCGGGCCGGCCTCGGCGCTGCTGTCGCTGTTCGACGGCGGCCGGCGCAAGGCGGGGGTGCGCCTGTCGCGCGCCGAATATGACGAGCTGGCGGCCGACTATCGCGGTACCGTGCTGACCGCCTTCCGCGAGGTCGAGGACGCGCTGGCGGCGAGCCGCCACCTCGCCGACCAGATCGCCCAGCAGCGCAGCGCCGCGACGGCGGCCGAGCGGACCAGCCAGCTTGCGCTGACCCGCTATCGCGACGGCGCGGCGGACTATCTGGAGGTGGTGACGGCGCAGACCGACGCGCTCGATGCGCGGCGCGCCCTGCTGTCGGCGGAGACCCAGCGCATGCGCGCCAGCGTCGCGCTGGTCCGGGCGCTGGGCGGCGCAGCCTGAAACGCCTCTTTCGTCATGCCGGCGGAGGCCGGCATCTCAGGCGGCTCCTGCGACGACCTTGCCGCGCCTCTCCCGAGATGCCGGCCTCCGCCGGCATGACGGTTATGGGACAGCCTCAACCTCGCCTCAGAGCGCCAATGTCGCCGCCAGCTTGCGGTATTTCTCCACGTCCTTGTCGAAGAAATAGAGCGCCGGGGCCTCATAGGTGACGAGGTAGAGCTGGCCGTCGACGAATGCGCCGATGGCCTCGCCCCTGCGCCGCACGCCGTCGTCCTCGCGCGCGAAGCGATAGGTGAAGCGGATCGCCTTGTGCCCGCTCAGCGTCGCCGGCTCCTGGCTGTCGACCTCCATCTGCGTCACCGCATATTGGATGCGATAGGTCGATTCCAGCAGCACGGGGATGTCGGTGATCAGCATGTCGGCTGCCACCTTGGGCAGCGGCTGGTGCTTCTTGTCGATCTCGCGCACCAGCGGTTTCCCGCTGGGGATGCCGCCGAAGAAGGTGACCTTGTTGAGCTGGTCGCCGTCGCGGGTCCATATCTCGACATTCTTGCCGTCCTTGCGGCTCAGCCGGTTCCATTCGTCGGTCGGCGAAGCCGAGAAGCGCGACTCCGCGATGTGCGGACGGGGGCCGGCCGTGACCAGCGAATTGGCCGAGGCCGGAGCGACGACGGCGAGGCCCAGCGACAGTCCGATCAGAAGGCGCTTCATCATCAATCCTCAGTTTGCGACCAGCGCGCGGATCATCTTGGCGTCGCCGGCCTCCGGCGCGGCGGCCAGATAGGCGTTCAGCGATTGGCGTCCCTCCTCCGCCTGTCCGTTGCGGAGCAGCGCCAGCCCCAGGTTGCGGTCCAGTTCGGGGCCCGCATAGCCGGCGGCGCGAGCCTCGCGATAATATTGGGCGGCGACCTGCAGGTCGCGCGGATTGCCGCGCGTGCGATAGAGTTCGGCGCGGGCGAAGAGCAGATCGGGGCTCCACCCCGACGCCGCCGCGATCGACTGGAGGATATGCTCGGTGCCGCCGAAGTCGTTGCGCTTGATCTGCGCGGCCAGGAAGCGCGGCAGATAGGGCGCCATGGCCGCGCGATATTCCCTGGCGCGCGCATCGCCGCCGGCCGGCATCTTCGCCGCGGCTTCGGCCAGATAGATCGATCGGTTGAGCGCCGTGGGATGCGAGTCGAAATAGCCGGCCGTGTATTTCTGCTTGGATTTCTGGTTGCGGCCGGCCGCGCTCGCATCCTCCTCGGCCATCAGGTTCTTCCACACCTCGGCGGGCGTCGACGCGGGATAGCCCGACGACGCGGCATATCGCAGGCCGAGCAGGTCGGCGTCGGTCTCCTGTTCGCGGCCATAGCGGTAGATGCCCCTCGCTATGATGTTCTGCGTGAAGCTGGTGTCGCTGTTGGCCAGCGCGCCCCACAGGCCGATCCAGGCGATCGCATCGGTCGCCCGGCGCCTTTGCTGGAAGCCGGTGAGGCTGTGCCGCAGCTCGAAATGCGCGAACTCGTGACCGAGCACCGCCGCCAGTTCCGCCTCGCTGCGCGACCGCAGCAGCAGGCCCGACCAGACCTGCATCGTGCCATTGGCCATCATCGACGCGTTGAAGCCGGGAATCTCCATCGCATAGATGCGGACCCCCGCGCAGCGGTCCGCGCCCACTTCGCGGCACAGCACCTCGCGCAGATAGGCCTCCAGCCCGGCTTCGCGGATTCGCAGCGGGCTGTCGCGCAGGCCGCGCTCGGCTTCGTCCGCCTCCATCCACACCCCGCGTTCGTCGACGGTCCGGGGTTCGTAGGCGTGGCTGTAGGCCGGCAGCTCCAGCCCCGGCTCGGCCGCGCGCGTCGGCGGAGTCGTGCCGAGCATCGCCAGGCTCGCGGCCGCGCCGCACAAGGCGAGGCGGGAAAGGGCGCGCATGCTATTCGCCCGTCGTCGGCGAGGCTGTCGCCGCCGCCGCCGTTGCAGGCGCCTCGGCCGGCCGGCCGGGAAAGCCCTCGAGCAACTGACTGACCCGCTTGGCCGCGCCTTCGGCGGTGCGCACGTCGCCGCCCATCTGCTGGTCGGCGTTCAGCCAGACCAGTTCGCCGGTCTTGAGGTCGACGAGGCCGGCATGGCCCTTGTGCACGCCCGACGTCACGGCTGCGCCGGGCGCGAACAAGGAGACGATCTGCAATATCTTGCGGCCGGTCGAGCCATATTCGTCGTGGACGTTGATGAAGAGGGCGTAATCGCCGCCTTCCAGCGACTTCAACCGGGCGATGTCGCCGCCGACGCCCCAGTCGAAGCTGTCCTTGCGCTTCTTGGTCGGCAGCCGGTTGCCGGAAAAGAACTGATATTCGATCACGGACTCGGCGACGGCGCCGAAGAGCTGCGAATATTCGCTCACCAGCGCGCCTTCGCCGGACGACCCCTCGTCATAGCTGATCACCACATTGCCCAGCCCCGCCTGGGCATCGGCCAGGGCCCGCGCGATGGTCTCGCGCGCCTGCATCGTCCAGTCGGCATTGGGCTCGGCCATGCCGCCGGTCGACTGCTCCCCCACCCAGATGGTGGGCCGCATCAGCACGATGCGGGCGGTGCCGGGCGCCAGGGCGAAGCCCGGCTTGTTCCCCGTCTTCTCCTGCGCGACGGCGGACATGCCCGTCGCCGCGATCGCCACGGCACAGGCCGCGCGCAAAAGCCGTGTGATCTTCATGAGGCCCCCCTCCGAAGGCCATCATCCGATCAAAGCGCGACGTTGGAAAGCCGACCGCACCGTATTGGTTCATTCTCCCGCCCCGTCCCGTGCGGGCCGGGCGGGAGAGAGGGGAGGCGCTACTCCCCCTCGACCTGGCTCACGTCGCGGACCGCGCCGCGCGCGGCGTTGGTGGTGAGGGCGGCGTAGGCGCGCAGGGCCGGGGAGACGTTGCGCTTGCGGCCGAACGGCTTCCACGCCTTCTTGCCGCGCGCGACCATCTCCTCCTGCCGGGCGGCCAGCGTCGCGTCGTCGACGTCGAGGCGGATGCCGCGATTGGGGATGTCGATCAGGATCGGGTCGCCGGTCTGGACCAGCGCGATCAGGCCGCCCTCGGCCGCCTCGGGCGAGACATGGCCGATCGACAGGCCCGACGTGCCGCCCGAGAAGCGGCCGTCGGTGATCAGCGCGCAGGCCTTGCCCAGGCCTTTCGACTTCAGATAGCTGGTCGGGTAGAGCATCTCCTGCATGCCCGGTCCGCCCTTCGGCCCCTCATAGCGGATCACCACCACGTCGCCCGCCTTCACCTCGTTGCCGAGGATGCCGGCCACCGCCGCGTCCTGGCTCTCATAGACGCGCGCGGTGCCGTGGAAGGTCAGCACGCTCTCGTCGACGCCCGCCGTCTTGACGATGCAGCCCTCGGGGGCGAGGTTGCCGAACAGCACGGCGAGGCCGCCATCCCTGGAGAAGGGCTGCTCCGCGCTGCGGATCACGCCCGCCTCGCGGTCGAGGTCGAGCTCCTTCCAGCGGTTGTTCTGGCTGAACGCCACCGTGGTGCGCACGCCGCCGGGGGCGGCCTTGTAGAAGTCGCGCACGCTCTCGCTCTCGGTGCGGCTGACGTCCCAGCGGTCGAGCGCCGCGCCCAGCGTCGGCGCGTGGACGGTCGGCAGGCCGGCGTCGATCAGCCCGGCCTTGTCGAGTTGGCCGAGGATCGCCATGATCCCGCCGGCGCGGTGGACGTCCTCCATGTGGACGTCCTGCTTGGCGGGCGCGACCTTGCACAGGCAGGGGACGCGGCGCGACAGCCGGTCGATATCGGCCATGGTGAAGGGCACTTCGCCCTCATGCGCGGCGGCGAGCAGGTGGAGCACGGTGTTGGTCGATCCGCCCATCGCGATGTCGAGGCTCATCGCATTCTCGAAGGCGGCGAAGCTGGCGATGCTGCGCGGCAGGGCGGTGGCGTCCTCCTGCTCGTACCAGCGGCGGGCGAGGTCGACGATCGTGTGCCCGGCCTCGCGGAACAGCTTCTCGCGGTCGGCATGGGTGGCGAGGACCGATCCGTTGCCGGGCAGCGACAGGCCCAGCGCCTCGGTCAGGCAGTTCATGCTGTTGGCGGTGAACATGCCCGAGCAGGAGCCGCAGGTCGGGCAGGCCGACCGCTCGATCACCTTCACCTCCTCGTCGGTGTAGCTCTCGTCGGCCGCGACGATCATCGCGTCGATCAGGTCGACCGCGAGGGTCTGGCCGCGAATGTCGACCTTGCCGGCCTCCATCGGCCCGCCCGATACGAAGATGACGGGGATGTTGAGGCGCATCGCCGCCATCAGCATGCCCGGCGTGATCTTGTCGCAGTTGGAGATGCAGAGCAGCGCGTCGGCGCAATGCGCGTTGACCATATATTCGACGCTGTCGGCGATCAGGTCGCGGCTGGGCAGCGAATAGAGCATGCCGTCATGGCCCATGGCGATGCCGTCGTCGACCGCGATCGTGTTGAATTCCTTGGCGACGCCGCCCGCCGCCTCGATCTCCCGCGCGACCAGCTGGCCGAGGTCCTTGAGGTGGACATGGCCCGGCACGAACTGGGTGAAGCTGTTGGCGATCGCGATGATCGGCTTGCCGAAATCCTCGTCGGTCATGCCGGTGGCGCGCCACAGGCCGCGCGCGCCCGCCATGTTGCGGCCATGGGTGCTGGTGCGGGAACGATAAGCGGGCATGTCCACGGTCCTCGAATTCTTGTCCACGTGGCGGCCATGATAGGCGCTTTCGGAAGGGTTGGGAAATATACTATTCAGTCGCTATAAGGTCGCTGGGAGACTTAATAGATGGACCTGCGCCAGCTCCGCCATTTCCTCGCGGTCGCCGACACGCTGCATTTCGGCCGCGCTGCGGAGCGGCTCGGCATGACCCAGCCGCCGCTCAGCCAGTCGATCCTCGCGCTCGAACGCCGGCTCGGCGCGGACCTGTTCGTCCGCTCCAAGCGCAGCGTCGCGCTGACCGCCTTCGGGCGGCAATGGCTCGACCATGTCCGGCCGGCGGTGGAGGCGGTCGCCGCGCTCCCCGCCGTCGCAGAGCGGTTGCGGTCGGGGGCATCGGGGCGGCTGTCGCTCGCCTTCGTCAGCACCGCCGACTATAATGTGCTGCCGACGCTGGTCGCGCGCTATTCCTCGGCCTTCCCGGAGGTCGAGCTGGAGTTGGTCGAGGCGACCAGCGACGTCCAGGTCGAGGACCTGCTGAGCGGACGGATCAACGCCGGCATCCTGATCTCGACGCGATCGGCGCTGCCGCCGGCGCTGGCCTATCGCCCGCTGCTCAACGAGCCGCTGGTCGCGGCGGTGCCCGAAAGCTGGATCGACGAGGGGCGCCTCGCGACCGGCGACGGAACGCTGCGCGATGACCGATGGATGGCGCAGCCGCTGATCATCTTCCCGGCGCGGGTCGCGCCCGATTTCCACGATCTGGTGATGCGCTTCTACCGGTCGCGCGGGCACCAGCCCTTCATCCGGCAGGAGGCGATCCAGATGCAGACGATCATCAGCCTGGTCTCGGCCGGGCTCGGCATGGCGCTGGTGCCGGCCTCGCTGCGGCATCTGGCGCGGACCGGGGTGCGCTACCTGCCGCTCGCGGGCGCGCCGGAGCTCGAAACCGGGCTGGCGTGGCGCGAGCGGGACGACAGCCCGACGCTGGCGGCGTTCCTCGGTATCGCTTTCGAGGCCTTGCCTCACCATTCCCCCGCGCCTAGGACGCCTCCTCATGCGGCCAACACGTCATCCTGAACTTGTTTCAGGATCCACCGCGCCACAAGGCATGGCTATGAGGATGATGGGTGGATGCTGAAGCAAGTTCAGCATGACGGTTATGGTGTGACGCGGCCGCTCGCTTCGGGCGCTGGCCTTGCGGCCGCCCTCCTGCTCACTGCCTGCGGGTCCGCCGACGACGCGGTCGCCGGGGCCCGGCCGATCGACTGCCGCCTCGCCGAGGCCAGGGGCTTCGAGCAAATCTGCTCGGTGGAGCGGATGGAGAGCCCCGACGGGCCGGTCCTCGTCGCGCGCGGGCCCGACGGCGGGTTCCGCCGGCTGCTGATCGTCAAGGACGGGCGCGGCGTGATCGCCGCCGACGGCGCCGAGCCGGTCGAGGTGCGGCCGGCGGGCACGGGCCATGTCGACGTGACGGCGGGTGGCATGGTCTATCGCCTGCCCGCGAAGGTGGCGGCATGAACGGCCGGCCGATCCTCACCGCCGCCGAGACGCGTGCCGCCGAGGCGGCGGTGTTCGCGACCGGCGTCACCGTCGAGCAGGCGATGGAGGCCGCCGGCGGCGTCGTCGCCGAGGCGGCGTGGCGCCATGCCGGCCGGGTGCCGACGCTGGTGCTGTGCGGGCCCGGCAATAATGGCGGCGACGGCTATGTGATTGCGCGGCTGCTCAAGGCGCGGGGGCTCAAGGTCCGGGTCGCGGCGAGCGGGGAACCGAAGACCGACGCCGCCCGCGCGATGCGCGCGCGCTGGGACGGGCCGGTCGAGCCGCTGGCCGACGTCGCGCCGGCGCCGCTGCTGATCGACGCGCTGTTCGGCACCGGGCTCGCGCGGCCGCTCGATCCGGCGATCGCGGCGCCGCTCGAACGGCTGGCGAAGGCGGCGCGGCTGCGCATCGCGGTCGACCTGCCGAGCGGGGTGGGGACCGACGACGGCGCGCTGCTCGGCCCCGGCATCGCCTATGAGATGACGGTCGCGCTGGCGGTGCTCAAGCCCGCCCACCGGCTCCAGCCGGCGGCAGCGCTGATGGGCCGGCTGGTGCTCGGCGACATCGATATTCCCGGCGCGTCGAAGCTGGTCGAGATCGCCCGCCCCCATTTGCCGGCGCCGGGCCCTGCCGACCATAAATATACGCGCGGCCATGTCGTCGTGGCCGAGGGCGCGATGCCGGGCGCGGCGCTGCTGTCCGCGATGGCGGCGCAGCGTGGCGGCGCGGGCTATGTCACGCTGGCGGGCAGGGCGACGGGGCAGGGCGGCCCCGCCGCGATCGTGCGCCGCGACGCGCCGCTCGGCGAGATCCTCGCCGACGATCGGGTCGGCGTGGCGCTGGTCGGCCCGGGGCTCGGCCGCGACGCGGCGGCGCGGGCGCTGCTCGACGTCGCGCTGGCGGCGGGCAGGCCGCTGGTGCTCGACGCCGATGCGCTGGTGCTGCTGGCGGGCAGCGGCGCGCTGTCCGGCATGCCGATCCTGACCCCGCATGAGGGTGAGTTCACGAAGCTGTTCGGCGAGCTGCCCGGCAGTCGGATCGACCGCGCCCGCGCGGCGGCGGAGCGGTCGCGGGCCGTGGTCGTGCTCAAGGGCCCCGACACGGTGGTGGCCGCTCCCGACGGCCGCGCGGCGATCGCGGCGCCCGCGCCGGGCTGGCTCGCCACCGCCGGGACCGGCGACGTCCTCGCCGGGCTGATCGCGGCGAACCGGGCGCGGGGGCTTGATCCCTTCGACGCCGCCTGCGCGGGCGTGTGGCTGCACGGCTATGCCGCCAGGCTGGCGGGGGCGGGGTTGATCGCCGACGACCTGATCGCGCATCTGCCGCGAGCGCTGGAGGCCTGCCTGTGAGCGACGAGGCAGTGAAGGACTGGGAGCCGATCGTCCGCATCGCCGCCCGCGGCGAGGGGATCACCGCCGACGGCCGCCATTCGCCGCTGTCGGCGCCGGGCGACCTGCTCGGGCTCGACGGCAGCCTGCAATGGGGGCCGCACCATGTCGAGCCGCCGTGCCGCCATTTTCCCAAATGCGGCGGCTGCCAGCTCCAGCAGGTCGACGACCAATCCTATGCCGATTTCCTCGGCCAGCGGATCACCGGCGCGCTGGCCCAGCAGAAGATCGACGCGCCGCCGCTGGCGCCTGCCGCGCTGTCCGCGCCCGGGACGCGCCGCCGCGCCTCGCTCCACGCCGAACGACAGGGCAAGCGGATGCTGCTCGGCTTCAACGAGGCGCAGAGCCACCATATCGTCGACCTGCGCATGTGCGCGGTCCTCGATCCGAAGCTGTTCGCGCTGGTCGATCCGCTGCGTCGGCTGCTCCACCCGATGCTGCGCGACCGGCGCGCGGCGGGGGTGCAGATGACGCTGGTCGACCAGGGCGTCGACCTGCTGATCGAAAAGGTCGAGGTCGACGGGCTCGCCGCGATCGAGGGACTCAATGATTTCGCGCAGGCGCATGGCCTCGCGCGGCTGTCGGTCGACGACGGCTACGGCCCGCAGCCGCGCTGGGAGCCCGAGCCGGCGACGGTGACGCTGGGCGGCGTCGCGGTGCCTTTCCCGGCGGGCGGCTTCCTCCAGGCGACCGCCGAGGGCGAGGCGGCGCTGCTCGCCGAGGTCGAGGCGATCGTCGGCGACGCCCGGCTGGTCGCCGATCTCTTCGCCGGGCTCGGCACCTTCTCCCTCCCGCTGGCGCGGACGCGGCGCGTCTATGCGGCCGAGGGCGCGCGTGACGCGGTGCTGGGGCTGAAGGCGGCGGCCGACCGCAGCCAGCGGATGATCGGCATCGACCATCGCGACCTGTTCCGCCGGCCGCTCGACGCCGCCGAACTCGACCGCTTCGACGTGGTCGTGCTCGATCCGCCCCGCGCGGGCGCCAGGGAACAGATGCCCGCGCTTGCCGCGACGACGAAGGTGCGGCGGATCGCCTATGTCTCGTGCAACCCCTCCACCTTCGGCCGCGACGCGCGGACGCTGGTCGAGGGCGGCTGGCGGCTGGAGCGGATCACGCCGGTCGGCCAGTTCCGCTGGTCGACCCACACGGAACTGGTGGCGGCGTTCGCACGGTAGGCGCTGTCAGGCGGCCGGGCCGCCGAACAGCAGCAGCGCGGCGCGCAGGCTCAGCACGAACAGGACCAGCGACGCCGCGACGAAGATCGCGAAGCGCAGCATCACCAGGTTGACCGTCGCCTGGACGAGGCTGTGGACGATCCGCAGCGCGACATAGGCCCAGGCCAGCGTCGCGTTGAGCCCGCCGCCCGCCGCGAGCAGGGAGAGGGTGATCGCGACCGCGTAGAAGATGGTCGGCTGCTCGTGGAGGTGATTGTAATTGTCGGCCTTCCAGCGGACCCGCGCCGGGATCTTGTCCATGAATTCGCTGGCCGGCCGGCCGGGATCGTAGACGATGCCGCCCTTGACCATCGCCGGGATGCGCGTGGCGTAGAGCCATGTCCACATCACGAACGTCCACAGCACCAGCGCGATCACCGCGCACAATATCGGCGTATGCATGCGATCCTCCCTCTCCCCGGCTGTCCGCATCGCAGCCGAAACCTTGCATCAACTACCATATTGCTTCGACCAAAGGCGAAACGATCGCGAATTTAGCCGGGTGAATGCGTATCATTGCTGAGTGCGTGGCTCAGGGGGCCATGCGATAAGCAACGCATGTACCAGTCGCTTATCTATGTCAGCCGCAGCAGGCTCGAATTGCCGTCCCAGGCGGCGGAGATCGACCGGATCGTGGCGGGTTCGATCATACGCAACGGCCGCCTCGGCGTGCGCGGCGCGCTGATCTTCACCGAGCGTCATTTCGCCCAGATATTGGAAGGCCCGTCAGGCGCGATCGCGGAGCTGATGGACAGCATCCGCCGCGATCCGCGGCACGAGGCGGTGACGGTGATCGAGGACAAGCCGATCGACGGCTATCGCTTCCCGGACTGGAGCCTCGCCTATTGGGGCGACGCCAGCTACATGGACCAGCATGTCGCGCGGGTGCTCGACAAGGCCGACGCGCTCAGCCGGACCCAGCAGACCGCCAATCTCTACGAATTGCTGCGGAAGCTGTCGCAGGCGAGCCACGATCAGGACGGCCCGATCGGGCGGCCCTCCTCGCACTGAAGGCACTTCTCCATCTCTCCGTCATTCCCGCGAAAGCGGGAATGACGGAGGAGGATAGGTCGATCGCCCGAAAGGGCGCTGTTCAAATCAGTCGAACAGCTTGCCCCAGGCGCGCTTGGCGCGGGTCTTCCAGTGGCCGCGATGATAGGCGTCGGACGCCAGCAGCGGGATCACCGAGCCGGCTTCCGCGAACACCATCTGCTCGATGCCAGTGTTGACCTTGCCCCAGCTCGCCGCCTCCTGGAGGGTCGAGGAGGAGCAGGCGCCGTCGCGCACGTCGGCGACGGTGATCTGCACCGCATATTTGTGCACCTCGACATCGTCATGGCCGAGGATCTCGGCGCAGACGACGGTGTCCTGGATGAAGTTCTTCGGCACGCCGCCGCCGATCATCAGCAGGCCGCTGGTGCCCGCCTTGATCTTGATGTCGGTCAGTTCGCGGAAGTCGGCGATCGCGTCGAGCACCATATAGGGGCGGCCCGCCTTCATGCAGTCGACCTGGTGCTTGACCAGGCCGAAGCCGGCCGAGCTGTCGACGAAGGCCGGGCAGAAGATCGGCACGTCATGCTCATAGGCGAGCTTGACGAGGCTGTTCTCCTTCTTGCCGTGCTCGACGAGGTACTTGCCCATCTCGCGGATGAAGGCGCGGCTCGAATAGGGGCGGGGCTCCAGCGCGTTGGCGATCTTGTAGATCGTGTGGTCGCAGTCCTGGAGCTGCTCCTCGTCGATATAGGTGTCGTAGATGCGGTCGATCAGCAGCGAGCGCAGCGTGTCGTCGTCGGGCACTTCGAGCGCCTGATAGTGCTTGTGGCCGAGGCCCTCGAAGAAATCCATGTCGACGATCGAGGCGCCGGTCGCGACGACCGCGTCGACCATGCCCGAGCGGACCAGCTCGGCATAGGCGTCCATGCAGCCGCCCGCCGAGGTCGAGCCCGCGATCACCAGGAAGATGGTGCAGTCCGGGTCCTCGAGCATCTGGTTGTAGATGCCGGTCGCGCGGGCGAGGTCGCGGCTGGTGAAGCTCATCTTGCCCATCGCGTCGATGATCGGGCGCGCGTCGAAGCTCTTGATGTCGATATGCTCGACGGTGGTCGAGAGCAGCTCGGCCTTGCGCGTGTCGTTGATGGCGGCGTCGTTCATGGGACTTTCCTCGTAAAATTCCTTCGTCATGCCAGCGAAGGCTGGCATCCATGTCTCTCTCAACGGGAGATGCCGTCGATCGTGACAACAGACATGGACCCCAGCCTGCGCTGGGGTGACGAGTCTATTGTGGTTGGGCTCTTACAGCTTGATGACGTTCGACGAAACCGCCTCGCGCACGTCGTCGTCCTGGACGTAGAGCGTCGCCATCGGCTCGTCCTCGACGATCACGCGGTCGCCCGCGGTGAAGCCGTTGAAGCCGGTGCGCATCGCGCAGCCATAGGCGCCGAGCATGCCGATCTCGATATAGTCGCCAGGGCCGACGTCGGCGGGCAGCATGAACGGGCCGGCCATGCGATCCATGTCGTCGCAGGTCGGGCCGTAGAAGCTGAAGCCGATGTCGCGGGCCGGCGACTCCGGCTCGCGCAGCAGCTTGACCGGGAAGCGCCAGCCGATGTGCGCCGCGTCGAACAGCGCGCCATAGGCGCCGTCGTTGATATACAGCTCGTCGCCGCGGCGGCGCTCGACGCGCACCAGCAGGCTCGCATATTCGGCGCACAGCGCGCGGCCGGGCTCGCACCACAGCTCCGACGAATAGCTGACCGGCAGGCTTTCGAACGCCTGGTGGATCGCGCCGAAATAGGCTTCGAGCGCGGGCGGCTCCATGTCCGGATAGACCGAGGGGAAGCCGCCGCCCACGTCGATCACGTCGACGGTGACCGCCGCCGCG is part of the Rhizorhabdus wittichii RW1 genome and harbors:
- a CDS encoding dihydroxyacid dehydratase (TIGRFAM: dihydroxy-acid dehydratase~PFAM: dihydroxy-acid and 6-phosphogluconate dehydratase), with amino-acid sequence MPAYRSRTSTHGRNMAGARGLWRATGMTDEDFGKPIIAIANSFTQFVPGHVHLKDLGQLVAREIEAAGGVAKEFNTIAVDDGIAMGHDGMLYSLPSRDLIADSVEYMVNAHCADALLCISNCDKITPGMLMAAMRLNIPVIFVSGGPMEAGKVDIRGQTLAVDLIDAMIVAADESYTDEEVKVIERSACPTCGSCSGMFTANSMNCLTEALGLSLPGNGSVLATHADREKLFREAGHTIVDLARRWYEQEDATALPRSIASFAAFENAMSLDIAMGGSTNTVLHLLAAAHEGEVPFTMADIDRLSRRVPCLCKVAPAKQDVHMEDVHRAGGIMAILGQLDKAGLIDAGLPTVHAPTLGAALDRWDVSRTESESVRDFYKAAPGGVRTTVAFSQNNRWKELDLDREAGVIRSAEQPFSRDGGLAVLFGNLAPEGCIVKTAGVDESVLTFHGTARVYESQDAAVAGILGNEVKAGDVVVIRYEGPKGGPGMQEMLYPTSYLKSKGLGKACALITDGRFSGGTSGLSIGHVSPEAAEGGLIALVQTGDPILIDIPNRGIRLDVDDATLAARQEEMVARGKKAWKPFGRKRNVSPALRAYAALTTNAARGAVRDVSQVEGE
- a CDS encoding RND efflux system, outer membrane lipoprotein, NodT family (TIGRFAM: RND efflux system, outer membrane lipoprotein, NodT family~PFAM: outer membrane efflux protein), with the protein product MRAERGVAMLALAMLAGCSMAPAYRPPQTPAPESFKEVEGWAAATPMDGAPRGDWWTAFDDPVLDDLIARAARASPTLEAALARYNQARAAARIESADLFPQIAAGADAGRQRVSGNRFNGNGTAQTYDQYTVGATLDYEVDLWGRIRNGARAARADAEASGDDLASARLSLQTAVADAYARLRGLDAEAALLRQTVDAFGKAYDLTAKRHNGGIASGIDVNRARTVLDNARAQISAIANQRAATEHEIAALVGAVASDFAIPVRDQPLLSPAMPSGAPSALLQRRPDIAAAERRMFAANARIGVARAAFFPTLTLGLAGGWQTTHGELFAAPNGFWGLGPASALLSLFDGGRRKAGVRLSRAEYDELAADYRGTVLTAFREVEDALAASRHLADQIAQQRSAATAAERTSQLALTRYRDGAADYLEVVTAQTDALDARRALLSAETQRMRASVALVRALGGAA
- a CDS encoding peptidase M48, Ste24p (PFAM: peptidase M48, Ste24p), whose protein sequence is MRALSRLALCGAAASLAMLGTTPPTRAAEPGLELPAYSHAYEPRTVDERGVWMEADEAERGLRDSPLRIREAGLEAYLREVLCREVGADRCAGVRIYAMEIPGFNASMMANGTMQVWSGLLLRSRSEAELAAVLGHEFAHFELRHSLTGFQQRRRATDAIAWIGLWGALANSDTSFTQNIIARGIYRYGREQETDADLLGLRYAASSGYPASTPAEVWKNLMAEEDASAAGRNQKSKQKYTAGYFDSHPTALNRSIYLAEAAAKMPAGGDARAREYRAAMAPYLPRFLAAQIKRNDFGGTEHILQSIAAASGWSPDLLFARAELYRTRGNPRDLQVAAQYYREARAAGYAGPELDRNLGLALLRNGQAEEGRQSLNAYLAAAPEAGDAKMIRALVAN
- a CDS encoding transcriptional regulator, LysR family (PFAM: regulatory protein, LysR; LysR, substrate-binding) gives rise to the protein MDLRQLRHFLAVADTLHFGRAAERLGMTQPPLSQSILALERRLGADLFVRSKRSVALTAFGRQWLDHVRPAVEAVAALPAVAERLRSGASGRLSLAFVSTADYNVLPTLVARYSSAFPEVELELVEATSDVQVEDLLSGRINAGILISTRSALPPALAYRPLLNEPLVAAVPESWIDEGRLATGDGTLRDDRWMAQPLIIFPARVAPDFHDLVMRFYRSRGHQPFIRQEAIQMQTIISLVSAGLGMALVPASLRHLARTGVRYLPLAGAPELETGLAWRERDDSPTLAAFLGIAFEALPHHSPAPRTPPHAANTSS